One segment of Pan paniscus chromosome 20, NHGRI_mPanPan1-v2.0_pri, whole genome shotgun sequence DNA contains the following:
- the OCEL1 gene encoding occludin/ELL domain-containing protein 1 isoform X6 yields the protein MHNPDGSASPTADPGSELQTLGQAARRPPPPRAGHDAPRRTRPSARKSLSCFSRRPMPTREPPKTRGSRGHLHTHPPGPGPPLQGLAPRGLKTSAPRPPCQPQPGPHKAKTKKIVFEDELLSQALLGAKKPIGAVPKGHKPRPHPVPDYELKYPPVSSERERSRYVAVFQDQYGEFLELQHEVGCAQAKLRQLEALLSSLPPPQSQKEAQIAARVWREFEMKRMLPLPGVAFSWIANASSVWTQL from the exons ATGCACAACCCGGACGGAAGTGCCTCTCCGACAGCAGATCCAGGCTCGGAGCTCCAGACGCTGGGACAG GCCGCCCGCAGACCACCCCCGCCGCGCGCGGGACACGACGCCCCCCGCAGGACCCGCCCATCAGCCCGGAAATCCCTGAGCTGCTTCTCCCGGAGGCCGATGCCCACCCGGGAGCCCCCAAAGACTCGCGGCTCCCGGGGGCACCTGCATACTCACCCGCCTGGGCCTGGGCCCCCG CTGCAGGGACTGGCGCCCCGAGGCCTCAAAACCAGCGCCCCCCGCCCTCCGTGCCAGCCCCAGCCGGGACCCCACAAGGCAAAGACCAAGAAGATTGTGTTTGAGGATGAGTTGCTCTCCCAGGCCCTCCTGGGCGCCAAGAAGCCTATTGGAGCCGTCCCTAAGGGGCATAAGCCTAGGCCCCACCCAGTGCCCGACTATGAGCT TAAGTACCCACCAGTGAGCAGTGAGAGGGAACGGAGCCGCTATGTCGCAGTGTTCCAGGACCAGTACGGAGAGTTCTTGGAGCTCCAGCACGAGGTGGGGTGTGCACAGGCAAAGCTCAGGCAGCTGGAGGCCCTGCTgagctccctgcccccaccccaaagCCAG AAGGAGGCCCAAATTGCAGCCCGGGTTTGGAGGGAGTTTGAGATGAAGCGAATG CTCCCCCTACCAGGGGTCGCTTTCTCCTGGATTGCAAATGCCTCTTCAGTTTGGACTCAGCTCTGA
- the OCEL1 gene encoding occludin/ELL domain-containing protein 1 isoform X7 — protein sequence MHNPDGSASPTADPGSELQTLGQVTRGGSEPDGLAGRPQTTPAARGTRRPPQDPPISPEIPELLLPEADAHPGAPKDSRLPGAPAYSPAWAWAPDHDSCGSCRDWRPEASKPAPPALRASPSRDPTRQRPRRLCLRMSCSPRPSWAPRSLLEPSLRGISLGPTQCPTMSSPPTRGRFLLDCKCLFSLDSALTAPPPGRPSRTSFSGSSSSDPIGTPDLNLFPGSRACSPSQ from the exons ATGCACAACCCGGACGGAAGTGCCTCTCCGACAGCAGATCCAGGCTCGGAGCTCCAGACGCTGGGACAGGTGACCCGGGGCGGTAGCGAGCCGGACGGCCTTGCAG GCCGCCCGCAGACCACCCCCGCCGCGCGCGGGACACGACGCCCCCCGCAGGACCCGCCCATCAGCCCGGAAATCCCTGAGCTGCTTCTCCCGGAGGCCGATGCCCACCCGGGAGCCCCCAAAGACTCGCGGCTCCCGGGGGCACCTGCATACTCACCCGCCTGGGCCTGGGCCCCCG ACCACGATTCCTGTGGCAGCTGCAGGGACTGGCGCCCCGAGGCCTCAAAACCAGCGCCCCCCGCCCTCCGTGCCAGCCCCAGCCGGGACCCCACAAGGCAAAGACCAAGAAGATTGTGTTTGAGGATGAGTTGCTCTCCCAGGCCCTCCTGGGCGCCAAGAAGCCTATTGGAGCCGTCCCTAAGGGGCATAAGCCTAGGCCCCACCCAGTGCCCGACTATGAGCT CTCCCCCTACCAGGGGTCGCTTTCTCCTGGATTGCAAATGCCTCTTCAGTTTGGACTCAGCTCTGAcagcccctcctccaggaaggcctTCCAGGACTTCCTTCTCTGGGTCCTCTAGCTCTGACCCTATAGGGACTCCAGATCTCAACCTGTTCCCTGGAAGTAGGGCCTGCTCTCCATCCCAGTGA
- the OCEL1 gene encoding occludin/ELL domain-containing protein 1 isoform X3, translated as MHNPDGSASPTADPGSELQTLGQAARRPPPPRAGHDAPRRTRPSARKSLSCFSRRPMPTREPPKTRGSRGHLHTHPPGPGPPLQGLAPRGLKTSAPRPPCQPQPGPHKAKTKKIVFEDELLSQALLGAKKPIGAVPKGHKPRPHPVPDYELKYPPVSSERERSRYVAVFQDQYGEFLELQHEVGCAQAKLRQLEALLSSLPPPQSQDPGFLDKQARCHYLKGKLRHLKTQIQKFDDQGDSEGSVFFSCSSPYQGSLSPGLQMPLQFGLSSDSPSSRKAFQDFLLWVL; from the exons ATGCACAACCCGGACGGAAGTGCCTCTCCGACAGCAGATCCAGGCTCGGAGCTCCAGACGCTGGGACAG GCCGCCCGCAGACCACCCCCGCCGCGCGCGGGACACGACGCCCCCCGCAGGACCCGCCCATCAGCCCGGAAATCCCTGAGCTGCTTCTCCCGGAGGCCGATGCCCACCCGGGAGCCCCCAAAGACTCGCGGCTCCCGGGGGCACCTGCATACTCACCCGCCTGGGCCTGGGCCCCCG CTGCAGGGACTGGCGCCCCGAGGCCTCAAAACCAGCGCCCCCCGCCCTCCGTGCCAGCCCCAGCCGGGACCCCACAAGGCAAAGACCAAGAAGATTGTGTTTGAGGATGAGTTGCTCTCCCAGGCCCTCCTGGGCGCCAAGAAGCCTATTGGAGCCGTCCCTAAGGGGCATAAGCCTAGGCCCCACCCAGTGCCCGACTATGAGCT TAAGTACCCACCAGTGAGCAGTGAGAGGGAACGGAGCCGCTATGTCGCAGTGTTCCAGGACCAGTACGGAGAGTTCTTGGAGCTCCAGCACGAGGTGGGGTGTGCACAGGCAAAGCTCAGGCAGCTGGAGGCCCTGCTgagctccctgcccccaccccaaagCCAG GATCCTGGCTTCCTGGACAAGCAGGCTCGCTGCCACTACCTGAAGGGTAAACTGAGGCATCTCAAGACTCAGATCCAGAAATTCGATGACCAAGGAGACAGCGAGGGCTCCGT CTTTTTCTCTTGCAGCTCCCCCTACCAGGGGTCGCTTTCTCCTGGATTGCAAATGCCTCTTCAGTTTGGACTCAGCTCTGAcagcccctcctccaggaaggcctTCCAGGACTTCCTTCTCTGGGTCCTCTAG
- the OCEL1 gene encoding occludin/ELL domain-containing protein 1 isoform X4 codes for MHNPDGSASPTADPGSELQTLGQAARRPPPPRAGHDAPRRTRPSARKSLSCFSRRPMPTREPPKTRGSRGHLHTHPPGPGPPLQGLAPRGLKTSAPRPPCQPQPGPHKAKTKKIVFEDELLSQALLGAKKPIGAVPKGHKPRPHPVPDYELKYPPVSSERERSRYVAVFQDQYGEFLELQHEVGCAQAKLRQLEALLSSLPPPQSQKEAQIAARVWREFEMKRMDPGFLDKQARCHYLKGKLRHLKTQIQKFDDQGDSEGSVYF; via the exons ATGCACAACCCGGACGGAAGTGCCTCTCCGACAGCAGATCCAGGCTCGGAGCTCCAGACGCTGGGACAG GCCGCCCGCAGACCACCCCCGCCGCGCGCGGGACACGACGCCCCCCGCAGGACCCGCCCATCAGCCCGGAAATCCCTGAGCTGCTTCTCCCGGAGGCCGATGCCCACCCGGGAGCCCCCAAAGACTCGCGGCTCCCGGGGGCACCTGCATACTCACCCGCCTGGGCCTGGGCCCCCG CTGCAGGGACTGGCGCCCCGAGGCCTCAAAACCAGCGCCCCCCGCCCTCCGTGCCAGCCCCAGCCGGGACCCCACAAGGCAAAGACCAAGAAGATTGTGTTTGAGGATGAGTTGCTCTCCCAGGCCCTCCTGGGCGCCAAGAAGCCTATTGGAGCCGTCCCTAAGGGGCATAAGCCTAGGCCCCACCCAGTGCCCGACTATGAGCT TAAGTACCCACCAGTGAGCAGTGAGAGGGAACGGAGCCGCTATGTCGCAGTGTTCCAGGACCAGTACGGAGAGTTCTTGGAGCTCCAGCACGAGGTGGGGTGTGCACAGGCAAAGCTCAGGCAGCTGGAGGCCCTGCTgagctccctgcccccaccccaaagCCAG AAGGAGGCCCAAATTGCAGCCCGGGTTTGGAGGGAGTTTGAGATGAAGCGAATG GATCCTGGCTTCCTGGACAAGCAGGCTCGCTGCCACTACCTGAAGGGTAAACTGAGGCATCTCAAGACTCAGATCCAGAAATTCGATGACCAAGGAGACAGCGAGGGCTCCGTGTACTTCTAA
- the OCEL1 gene encoding occludin/ELL domain-containing protein 1 isoform X1 — MHNPDGSASPTADPGSELQTLGQAARRPPPPRAGHDAPRRTRPSARKSLSCFSRRPMPTREPPKTRGSRGHLHTHPPGPGPPLQGLAPRGLKTSAPRPPCQPQPGPHKAKTKKIVFEDELLSQALLGAKKPIGAVPKGHKPRPHPVPDYELKYPPVSSERERSRYVAVFQDQYGEFLELQHEVGCAQAKLRQLEALLSSLPPPQSQKEAQIAARVWREFEMKRMDPGFLDKQARCHYLKGKLRHLKTQIQKFDDQGDSEGSVFFSCSSPYQGSLSPGLQMPLQFGLSSDSPSSRKAFQDFLLWVL; from the exons ATGCACAACCCGGACGGAAGTGCCTCTCCGACAGCAGATCCAGGCTCGGAGCTCCAGACGCTGGGACAG GCCGCCCGCAGACCACCCCCGCCGCGCGCGGGACACGACGCCCCCCGCAGGACCCGCCCATCAGCCCGGAAATCCCTGAGCTGCTTCTCCCGGAGGCCGATGCCCACCCGGGAGCCCCCAAAGACTCGCGGCTCCCGGGGGCACCTGCATACTCACCCGCCTGGGCCTGGGCCCCCG CTGCAGGGACTGGCGCCCCGAGGCCTCAAAACCAGCGCCCCCCGCCCTCCGTGCCAGCCCCAGCCGGGACCCCACAAGGCAAAGACCAAGAAGATTGTGTTTGAGGATGAGTTGCTCTCCCAGGCCCTCCTGGGCGCCAAGAAGCCTATTGGAGCCGTCCCTAAGGGGCATAAGCCTAGGCCCCACCCAGTGCCCGACTATGAGCT TAAGTACCCACCAGTGAGCAGTGAGAGGGAACGGAGCCGCTATGTCGCAGTGTTCCAGGACCAGTACGGAGAGTTCTTGGAGCTCCAGCACGAGGTGGGGTGTGCACAGGCAAAGCTCAGGCAGCTGGAGGCCCTGCTgagctccctgcccccaccccaaagCCAG AAGGAGGCCCAAATTGCAGCCCGGGTTTGGAGGGAGTTTGAGATGAAGCGAATG GATCCTGGCTTCCTGGACAAGCAGGCTCGCTGCCACTACCTGAAGGGTAAACTGAGGCATCTCAAGACTCAGATCCAGAAATTCGATGACCAAGGAGACAGCGAGGGCTCCGT CTTTTTCTCTTGCAGCTCCCCCTACCAGGGGTCGCTTTCTCCTGGATTGCAAATGCCTCTTCAGTTTGGACTCAGCTCTGAcagcccctcctccaggaaggcctTCCAGGACTTCCTTCTCTGGGTCCTCTAG
- the OCEL1 gene encoding occludin/ELL domain-containing protein 1 isoform X2: MHNPDGSASPTADPGSELQTLGQAARRPPPPRAGHDAPRRTRPSARKSLSCFSRRPMPTREPPKTRGSRGHLHTHPPGPGPPLQGLAPRGLKTSAPRPPCQPQPGPHKAKTKKIVFEDELLSQALLGAKKPIGAVPKGHKPRPHPVPDYELKYPPVSSERERSRYVAVFQDQYGEFLELQHEVGCAQAKLRQLEALLSSLPPPQSQKEAQIAARVWREFEMKRMDPGFLDKQARCHYLKGKLRHLKTQIQKFDDQGDSEGSVSPYQGSLSPGLQMPLQFGLSSDSPSSRKAFQDFLLWVL, from the exons ATGCACAACCCGGACGGAAGTGCCTCTCCGACAGCAGATCCAGGCTCGGAGCTCCAGACGCTGGGACAG GCCGCCCGCAGACCACCCCCGCCGCGCGCGGGACACGACGCCCCCCGCAGGACCCGCCCATCAGCCCGGAAATCCCTGAGCTGCTTCTCCCGGAGGCCGATGCCCACCCGGGAGCCCCCAAAGACTCGCGGCTCCCGGGGGCACCTGCATACTCACCCGCCTGGGCCTGGGCCCCCG CTGCAGGGACTGGCGCCCCGAGGCCTCAAAACCAGCGCCCCCCGCCCTCCGTGCCAGCCCCAGCCGGGACCCCACAAGGCAAAGACCAAGAAGATTGTGTTTGAGGATGAGTTGCTCTCCCAGGCCCTCCTGGGCGCCAAGAAGCCTATTGGAGCCGTCCCTAAGGGGCATAAGCCTAGGCCCCACCCAGTGCCCGACTATGAGCT TAAGTACCCACCAGTGAGCAGTGAGAGGGAACGGAGCCGCTATGTCGCAGTGTTCCAGGACCAGTACGGAGAGTTCTTGGAGCTCCAGCACGAGGTGGGGTGTGCACAGGCAAAGCTCAGGCAGCTGGAGGCCCTGCTgagctccctgcccccaccccaaagCCAG AAGGAGGCCCAAATTGCAGCCCGGGTTTGGAGGGAGTTTGAGATGAAGCGAATG GATCCTGGCTTCCTGGACAAGCAGGCTCGCTGCCACTACCTGAAGGGTAAACTGAGGCATCTCAAGACTCAGATCCAGAAATTCGATGACCAAGGAGACAGCGAGGGCTCCGT CTCCCCCTACCAGGGGTCGCTTTCTCCTGGATTGCAAATGCCTCTTCAGTTTGGACTCAGCTCTGAcagcccctcctccaggaaggcctTCCAGGACTTCCTTCTCTGGGTCCTCTAG
- the OCEL1 gene encoding occludin/ELL domain-containing protein 1 isoform X8, whose product MHNPDGSASPTADPGSELQTLGQAARRPPPPRAGHDAPRRTRPSARKSLSCFSRRPMPTREPPKTRGSRGHLHTHPPGPGPPLQGLAPRGLKTSAPRPPCQPQPGPHKAKTKKIVFEDELLSQALLGAKKPIGAVPKGHKPRPHPVPDYELKYPPVSSERERSRYVAVFQDQYGEFLELQHEVGCAQAKLRQLEALLSSLPPPQSQLPLPGVAFSWIANASSVWTQL is encoded by the exons ATGCACAACCCGGACGGAAGTGCCTCTCCGACAGCAGATCCAGGCTCGGAGCTCCAGACGCTGGGACAG GCCGCCCGCAGACCACCCCCGCCGCGCGCGGGACACGACGCCCCCCGCAGGACCCGCCCATCAGCCCGGAAATCCCTGAGCTGCTTCTCCCGGAGGCCGATGCCCACCCGGGAGCCCCCAAAGACTCGCGGCTCCCGGGGGCACCTGCATACTCACCCGCCTGGGCCTGGGCCCCCG CTGCAGGGACTGGCGCCCCGAGGCCTCAAAACCAGCGCCCCCCGCCCTCCGTGCCAGCCCCAGCCGGGACCCCACAAGGCAAAGACCAAGAAGATTGTGTTTGAGGATGAGTTGCTCTCCCAGGCCCTCCTGGGCGCCAAGAAGCCTATTGGAGCCGTCCCTAAGGGGCATAAGCCTAGGCCCCACCCAGTGCCCGACTATGAGCT TAAGTACCCACCAGTGAGCAGTGAGAGGGAACGGAGCCGCTATGTCGCAGTGTTCCAGGACCAGTACGGAGAGTTCTTGGAGCTCCAGCACGAGGTGGGGTGTGCACAGGCAAAGCTCAGGCAGCTGGAGGCCCTGCTgagctccctgcccccaccccaaagCCAG CTCCCCCTACCAGGGGTCGCTTTCTCCTGGATTGCAAATGCCTCTTCAGTTTGGACTCAGCTCTGA
- the OCEL1 gene encoding occludin/ELL domain-containing protein 1 isoform X5, which yields MPTREPPKTRGSRGHLHTHPPGPGPPLQGLAPRGLKTSAPRPPCQPQPGPHKAKTKKIVFEDELLSQALLGAKKPIGAVPKGHKPRPHPVPDYELKYPPVSSERERSRYVAVFQDQYGEFLELQHEVGCAQAKLRQLEALLSSLPPPQSQKEAQIAARVWREFEMKRMDPGFLDKQARCHYLKGKLRHLKTQIQKFDDQGDSEGSVFFSCSSPYQGSLSPGLQMPLQFGLSSDSPSSRKAFQDFLLWVL from the exons ATGCCCACCCGGGAGCCCCCAAAGACTCGCGGCTCCCGGGGGCACCTGCATACTCACCCGCCTGGGCCTGGGCCCCCG CTGCAGGGACTGGCGCCCCGAGGCCTCAAAACCAGCGCCCCCCGCCCTCCGTGCCAGCCCCAGCCGGGACCCCACAAGGCAAAGACCAAGAAGATTGTGTTTGAGGATGAGTTGCTCTCCCAGGCCCTCCTGGGCGCCAAGAAGCCTATTGGAGCCGTCCCTAAGGGGCATAAGCCTAGGCCCCACCCAGTGCCCGACTATGAGCT TAAGTACCCACCAGTGAGCAGTGAGAGGGAACGGAGCCGCTATGTCGCAGTGTTCCAGGACCAGTACGGAGAGTTCTTGGAGCTCCAGCACGAGGTGGGGTGTGCACAGGCAAAGCTCAGGCAGCTGGAGGCCCTGCTgagctccctgcccccaccccaaagCCAG AAGGAGGCCCAAATTGCAGCCCGGGTTTGGAGGGAGTTTGAGATGAAGCGAATG GATCCTGGCTTCCTGGACAAGCAGGCTCGCTGCCACTACCTGAAGGGTAAACTGAGGCATCTCAAGACTCAGATCCAGAAATTCGATGACCAAGGAGACAGCGAGGGCTCCGT CTTTTTCTCTTGCAGCTCCCCCTACCAGGGGTCGCTTTCTCCTGGATTGCAAATGCCTCTTCAGTTTGGACTCAGCTCTGAcagcccctcctccaggaaggcctTCCAGGACTTCCTTCTCTGGGTCCTCTAG